CCAGCTCAGCCACTGGCTGCCCAGACCCATCTCGACACCCCGGATGACTGCCTTGTCGATGTTGTACGCGCGCAGCCCGTCTCCTTGGTTGAAGTAGGCAATCAGATCATCGATCTCGTTGTGGAATACGGCTACCGACCAGTCCCCCCAGCCATGCTCGCCGTTCAGGCCTGCCTCGATATTCTTCGATGTCTCGTCAGTGATATCGGGGTTGCCGTAAAACGGATGGTACAGCTGGTTGAAGGTCGGAGCCTTGTAGGCAGTACCGTAGCTGAGGGTGGCCTGTATCGCCTGGCTGAGCGCGAAACCGTAGCCGACGCTACCTGTGTTGTGCCGACCGTGTGCTTCGTTATCGTCACTGCGAAGGCCGAGCTGCCAGGAATGGCGACCGAAGTCGGCAAGATACTGAGCATAGATGCCATGGTTGTCGCGGCTGTCTTCACGAAAATCCGTGGTGCCGTTGACCGAATCGTCGAGGTAGTCGTAGCCCAGCGTCAGTAGCTGATCCTTGGCGATCTCCACGTCGTTCTGCCAACCGAAACTGTCCCGACGGGTATCGATCCGCGTATCGAATACGCTGCCGTTGAAGGTGTCGAGCTTGTCTTCGCTGCGCCCCGCCTGAATGGTCATCCGCCATGGATCGATCGGCGAAAATGCTGCCCGGGCACCGTAGGTCTTGAGCACATTGTCCGCGTTGGCCTTACGTCCGGAGTCGAAATCGTTATGCGAGTGCACTTCGGTCACGTAGCCGTCCAGTTCCAGGCCGTTATCGAATCGATAACCGCCGTTGAGATTCGCTGCCAGCTCGCGGTAGCCGTCATGGTCCGGCTCGGGCGAAGGCGCACCGGGACGCGCGTCTATCCCACGCGTATCCAGGCTGCTGATACCCAGGTTGTACCAGGCATTGCCATGCCCGCCCGATACGCCGGCGCTGCCAGCGTGATGGTTGCGGCTGCCGACAGTGACCGACGCGTACGGATTGACGCCATCCTGCTCGCCGCGCCGGGTGAAGATCTGTATGACGCCACCTATAGCCTCGGAGCCGTACAGACTGGAGCGAGGCCCGCGTACAACTTCAATGCGCTCGATCAGCTCCACCGGCAGGTTCTGCCAGGCCGCGTCGCCGGTCGTCGCCGACCCCGTGCGGACGCCGTCGATCAGCACCAGCACGTGATTGCTGTTGCTGCCACGAATGCTCACCGTGGTGTTCTTGCCGGGGCCTCCGGTGTTGGTCAGGCTGATGCCCGGTACCCGGCGCAGCAGATCAGGCACGCTTGTCGCCTGCAAACGCTCGATTTCATAACGACCTATGACACTGGTGGCGGCGATGCCGGGCGTACTGCTCTGAGTGGTCCGGGTGGCGGTGACCACCTGATCGTCGAGACGATAGGGGTTTGCCAGAGACAAGCTGGAAGTACTGACGATGGCCACGGCCACCGAAGCGGAAAGAAAGGTTTTCATCTGAGTGCGCTGCTCCGTCGTGCCTACCCGCACGACCCTGCTGTTGGTATTGCAGGGCGAGCAACGCTGGCAGACGGCACGAGAGCCGAACACCCGCAGAAGCCCGCCGCTCTGCTGTGGAAAGCGTCAGGCCGGTCTCCGGGCTCACAAGTGAATGATCCATCGCGATGGATGATCGATTCGGCGATCGCACCTTCCCATGCCGAGGCACAGTGGTCTGAGCGATCGCTGCCGGCCAAGAGGCTGGCGGCACTTGTATACCGTTGCGGGGGCAGCGCCGGGATTGCTCGAAGAGCGCACCGGCTTCCCAGTTTCACCCACCGAATCATTGGCGGGCACCTGAAGCAGGCGCAAGGTTAGAAGTTTTGTAACAACGCGTCAACGACAGCGTCAGCGGCCATCCGCCCGCCAGGTCCGCTAACCTGGTTGCCAAGCCAGCACCCTCTAGCCACTATAGGATGAACCGGTCATTCGTTGAGGTGGACATGAGAATTGGAGAACTGGGTGCCAGCACCGCCTGCCAGGTGGAAACCATACGTTATTACGAGCAGCAACAACTGCTCCCCCCGCCCGCGCGAATGGCCAACAATTATCGCGTGTACGGGCCGGAGCACGTCGAGCGCCTGACCTTCATCCGTAACTGCCGCACCCTGGACATGACGCTCGACGAGATCAAGCGGCTGCTCGCCCTGCGCGACCAGCCCCAGGAAAGCTGCGAGACGGTGGACAGCCTGATCGACGAGCACATCACCCATGTGCAGGCTCGAATCAATGCCTTGCATGACCTGCAGAAGCAACTGGTCGAACTGCGCCACCGCTGCGGTGGCGCACGCGACATCGACAACTGCGCGATACTCGGCCAGCTCAATACGTCCGGGTCAATCAGCGCGCCGGATACGCAGGGCACGCACGTCGGCAACAGCCATCAGCACCGCTAGGATCGCACTTTAGCGCGTGAAGAGATCAGCCAGCGTCAGGGTGAACATCAGAACTATCCAGAAGCCGGCACCGAGCGCGAAAAAGCGCACCAGCGCGGGATGATCCTGCAGACGCACGAAGCCGCCGAGAAGCAGGACCACTTGCCCCGCAGAACCGATCAGCGCGAGCCAGGCGTAAGCGGGGAAAAAGTGAGCCAGCCCGACCATGCCGGCCAGCAGCGCCAGCAGGCCGATCCAGACGATGAATAGTCGTTGGCTCATGCGCCGCGCCCCACCAGGTACAGCGACGCGTAAAGCAATATCCAGATCGCGTCCACCAGGTGCCAATAAAAAGCGACTGCCTCGAGCGTGATCGCCCGTTCGGGCATCTTCATGTGGCCGGTATGGATGCGTAACAGCATGCCGATCGTCAGGGCGACGGCGACCAGTACGTGAATGGCGTGCAGCCCGGTGGCGAACAGATAGACGTGCATGTAGAGCCTCGCCGGCTGTGAGCTCAGCGGGGACTCCGGCGAGGTCGGCGGCGACAGTCCTTCGCGCACTTCCCAGGCGTACTCGAAACCCTTCAGCGCCAGAATGCCAGGCCAAACAGCGCGGCACCGCCCAGCATCCACTTCACCCGGCCGTATACCTGCCGCCGGGCCGCCTCGACCACCAGCGTCATGCACAGGCTGCCGGTCAGCAGCAGTGCGCTGTTGAAACCGGCAAGCAGGTAGTGCAAGTGTCCCATGGCCTCGGCAACTGCCTGGGTGTGGGCAACCCGATAGTAGTAGATCACCAGGCACGCCGCCGAACATCATCAGCTCTGTCGCCAGGAACAGCCATATGCCCAGGTAGGTCGCCTCGCGCTGCTGCGCAGGGGTCTGGAAATGCTCCGCCAAGTATTCCCTACGAGGTTCCATGAGTGGCCTCCGGCGGGTACTCGTAGGCTTCGAAATCGACAATGGGGATCTCCGCGAAGTTGTGCGTCGGCGGCGGCGAGGACGTGCGCCACTCGAGGCCGGCAGCGTCCCACGGATCATCGTCCGCCAGCGGACCATAGCGCAGCGACCAGAGCAGGTAGAAGAACGGCAGCACGTAACCGACCGCCAGGACCGCAGCGCCCGTCGACGACATGACATGCACGGAACATGAACTCATCCGGATAGCTGTGGTAGCG
The nucleotide sequence above comes from Halopseudomonas xinjiangensis. Encoded proteins:
- the btuB gene encoding TonB-dependent vitamin B12 receptor, with translation MKTFLSASVAVAIVSTSSLSLANPYRLDDQVVTATRTTQSSTPGIAATSVIGRYEIERLQATSVPDLLRRVPGISLTNTGGPGKNTTVSIRGSNSNHVLVLIDGVRTGSATTGDAAWQNLPVELIERIEVVRGPRSSLYGSEAIGGVIQIFTRRGEQDGVNPYASVTVGSRNHHAGSAGVSGGHGNAWYNLGISSLDTRGIDARPGAPSPEPDHDGYRELAANLNGGYRFDNGLELDGYVTEVHSHNDFDSGRKANADNVLKTYGARAAFSPIDPWRMTIQAGRSEDKLDTFNGSVFDTRIDTRRDSFGWQNDVEIAKDQLLTLGYDYLDDSVNGTTDFREDSRDNHGIYAQYLADFGRHSWQLGLRSDDNEAHGRHNTGSVGYGFALSQAIQATLSYGTAYKAPTFNQLYHPFYGNPDITDETSKNIEAGLNGEHGWGDWSVAVFHNEIDDLIAYFNQGDGLRAYNIDKAVIRGVEMGLGSQWLSWDWRTNLTLQDPANRSSRANQGELLPRRAEQLFNLDVDRRFGSVGVGASVHAEGRRWDNTQNTNELSGYNTVDLRAQYWFSHAWRVQVSVTNLFDTDYETARTYQQPGRAGYLTLRYQPI
- the cadR gene encoding Cd(II)/Pb(II)-responsive transcriptional regulator, with translation MRIGELGASTACQVETIRYYEQQQLLPPPARMANNYRVYGPEHVERLTFIRNCRTLDMTLDEIKRLLALRDQPQESCETVDSLIDEHITHVQARINALHDLQKQLVELRHRCGGARDIDNCAILGQLNTSGSISAPDTQGTHVGNSHQHR
- a CDS encoding cytochrome c oxidase subunit 3; this encodes MHVYLFATGLHAIHVLVAVALTIGMLLRIHTGHMKMPERAITLEAVAFYWHLVDAIWILLYASLYLVGRGA